The following coding sequences lie in one Magnetococcales bacterium genomic window:
- a CDS encoding DUF47 family protein, translating to MGMPSLNLFGKTKEIELQFDEFLNTISEGGLLLKSGWQAYLDRGAASSEFKQKLQQVVDHEKKGDSLRRTLETELYTMALIPDFRGDVLSLLEDLDQLLNGMEENILALDTEAPVIPAELKADIQQLMEHVASAVEYGVISARAFLRDINSVRDNLHKVMLFEKEADQAATKLKKNIFQSSMQLAEKNQLRYFVEKIDNLADVAEDVADMLGIYTIKRLD from the coding sequence ATGGGTATGCCGTCTTTGAATCTGTTTGGCAAAACGAAAGAGATTGAACTGCAATTCGACGAGTTTCTGAACACCATCTCCGAGGGTGGACTGCTGCTGAAATCGGGTTGGCAAGCCTATCTGGACCGAGGCGCCGCCAGTTCCGAATTCAAGCAGAAGCTGCAACAGGTTGTGGACCACGAAAAAAAGGGTGACAGCCTGCGCCGCACCCTTGAAACCGAACTCTACACCATGGCCCTGATCCCCGACTTTCGCGGGGACGTGTTGAGCCTGCTGGAGGATCTGGACCAACTGCTCAACGGCATGGAAGAGAACATCCTGGCCCTCGATACCGAGGCACCCGTCATCCCCGCCGAATTGAAGGCCGACATCCAACAACTCATGGAGCATGTGGCCTCCGCCGTGGAGTACGGCGTCATCTCCGCCCGCGCTTTCCTGCGCGACATCAACTCGGTGCGCGATAACCTGCACAAGGTCATGCTCTTCGAGAAGGAGGCCGATCAGGCCGCCACCAAACTCAAGAAGAACATCTTCCAGTCTTCCATGCAGCTCGCCGAGAAGAACCAGCTCCGCTACTTCGTGGAAAAGATCGACAACCTGGCCGACGTCGCCGAGGACGTGGCCGACATGCTGGGCATCTATACCATCAAGCGGCTGGACTAG
- a CDS encoding M48 family metalloprotease, translated as MNFRSRFALLCSLFLILVVGCETVPLTGRSQLSLISDSELFSLSFKQHKAFLKENRPLRNSADAEMVKRVGRRIQGAVERYMEQQGQKQRLANYQWSFDLVEDDEINAFCMPGGKVVFLTGILEYTRDEEGVAAVMGHEIAHAIANHGGERMSQSLLVEVGAAVLEAATEDSKAGPLLGLAYGLGTQFGVMLPFSRLHESEADHMGLIFMAMAGYDPSKAVDFWKRMSQKGQSVPEFFSTHPSDETRIEEIRKLLPKALPIYAEHRQDHPSADVENQQEKPHFLKKRQEETARNRTEGQEKKAPALRKRPADSPSGDEEQEKPRPLKKRPADLSGDEADAERRPRLKKASPDIARDEDEATERGPRVVKKRAAKPSPEVSQEEDEEEDEEESEEE; from the coding sequence ATGAACTTTCGCTCACGATTCGCCCTGCTCTGCAGTCTCTTCCTGATACTGGTGGTCGGTTGCGAAACCGTTCCCCTCACCGGGCGCAGTCAGCTCTCGCTGATTTCGGACAGTGAACTCTTCAGCCTCAGCTTCAAGCAGCACAAGGCCTTTCTGAAGGAGAACCGACCGTTGCGCAATTCGGCGGACGCCGAGATGGTGAAGCGGGTGGGGCGGCGTATCCAGGGGGCGGTGGAGCGCTACATGGAGCAGCAGGGTCAGAAGCAGCGCCTGGCCAACTACCAGTGGAGTTTCGACCTGGTCGAGGATGACGAGATCAACGCCTTCTGCATGCCCGGCGGCAAAGTGGTTTTTCTCACGGGCATTCTGGAATATACCCGGGACGAAGAGGGGGTGGCGGCGGTGATGGGGCATGAAATCGCCCACGCCATCGCCAACCACGGCGGCGAGCGCATGAGCCAGTCGTTGCTGGTGGAAGTGGGTGCCGCCGTGCTGGAAGCCGCCACCGAAGACAGCAAGGCCGGGCCCCTCCTGGGGTTGGCCTACGGTTTGGGAACACAGTTCGGGGTCATGCTGCCCTTCAGCCGGCTGCACGAATCGGAAGCCGACCACATGGGCCTGATCTTCATGGCCATGGCCGGGTATGATCCCTCCAAGGCGGTCGATTTCTGGAAGCGCATGAGTCAGAAAGGGCAGAGCGTGCCGGAATTTTTCAGCACCCATCCCTCCGATGAAACCCGCATCGAGGAGATCCGGAAACTGCTGCCCAAGGCCCTGCCGATCTACGCGGAACACCGGCAGGATCACCCCTCCGCCGATGTGGAGAATCAGCAGGAGAAGCCCCACTTCCTGAAAAAACGCCAGGAGGAGACCGCCCGCAACCGGACGGAGGGGCAGGAAAAGAAGGCCCCCGCCCTGAGGAAACGCCCGGCGGACTCCCCGTCCGGGGATGAGGAACAGGAGAAACCCCGTCCCCTGAAGAAACGCCCGGCGGACCTCTCCGGCGACGAAGCCGACGCGGAGCGGAGACCCCGTCTGAAAAAAGCATCCCCCGACATCGCCCGGGACGAGGACGAAGCCACGGAGAGGGGGCCGCGTGTGGTGAAAAAACGTGCTGCGAAACCTTCCCCGGAGGTTTCGCAGGAAGAGGATGAGGAAGAGGATGAGGAGGAAAGCGAGGAGGAGTGA
- the prmB gene encoding 50S ribosomal protein L3 N(5)-glutamine methyltransferase: protein MEAGSRTVASWVEECARRLTEAGVCFDNGLQTAEAEAEYLVCKVCGIPFEETEELETVVVGAEQSAAVESWLERRIRERLPLFYMTREAFFAGRSYFVDERVLLPRSRIENLVDDPEALEEWLGHVEVRRILDLGCGCGCLAVSFAERFPLAQVDAADISPGALKVAGANLRRHGMEGRVRLMRSDLFQGLGKARYDLIVTNPPYVSREEFESLPPEYHHEPSIALKAGEDGLDLVRAILSQAPDHLEEGGVLICETGDAGQERLQEALPELMLEWLPFHFGASGVFLVSREELLDWREANGNVLLPLPNR from the coding sequence ATGGAAGCGGGGTCCCGGACGGTTGCCTCATGGGTGGAGGAGTGCGCACGGCGCTTGACGGAGGCGGGTGTCTGCTTCGATAACGGCTTGCAGACGGCGGAAGCCGAAGCCGAATACCTGGTTTGCAAGGTGTGCGGCATCCCCTTCGAAGAGACCGAAGAGCTGGAGACGGTTGTCGTCGGCGCGGAACAGTCGGCGGCGGTGGAGAGTTGGCTGGAACGCCGCATACGGGAGCGGCTGCCGCTTTTTTACATGACCCGCGAGGCTTTTTTCGCCGGGCGCAGCTACTTCGTGGACGAGCGGGTGCTGCTGCCCCGTTCGCGCATCGAAAACCTGGTCGATGACCCGGAGGCGCTGGAGGAGTGGCTCGGACATGTGGAGGTGCGCCGCATTCTGGATCTGGGCTGCGGCTGCGGCTGTCTGGCGGTCTCCTTCGCGGAACGCTTTCCCCTGGCTCAGGTCGATGCGGCGGACATTTCACCCGGCGCGTTGAAGGTGGCCGGGGCCAATCTGCGCCGCCACGGCATGGAGGGGCGCGTCCGCCTGATGCGCTCCGATCTGTTTCAGGGACTCGGCAAGGCCCGTTACGATCTGATCGTCACCAATCCCCCCTATGTCTCCCGCGAGGAGTTCGAGTCTCTGCCCCCCGAATACCATCACGAACCCTCCATCGCCCTCAAGGCCGGAGAGGACGGACTCGACCTGGTTCGCGCCATCCTGTCGCAGGCTCCCGACCATCTGGAAGAGGGGGGCGTGCTGATCTGCGAAACCGGGGATGCCGGTCAGGAGCGGCTGCAGGAAGCCCTGCCGGAGTTGATGCTCGAATGGCTGCCGTTCCATTTCGGGGCCAGCGGCGTCTTTCTGGTCAGCCGGGAGGAGCTTCTTGATTGGCGGGAGGCGAATGGAAACGTTTTACTTCCGCTGCCGAATCGGTAA
- a CDS encoding diguanylate cyclase: MNKLQALQPVLDFIEGKHADQKQARTVLREFLFKRSLGPDEEELPAIRLLVSLLVNGIKPILTLDARQNEHLERLVRRLKRGLAEAEQEAMLEELRVVSQWLREAMFPAKAAVAAVETPAIAEVVSPPPVVGISPDFVNRTLPRLLQGLMSFSEGEENLIAEGRRFLEEMALTQGRFWEDIAGYSAKVVTQAQSRRQAWESERVAFLDLVAELAFLLKEVGRGTSGMDEQLGRTIGRLQGSATIEDLQTLRAVLMSEAHALKNQTESVNRQLAETQTRLHETRQRLESMEEELDKTRRESMTDPLTRVANRRALDQILEREVARGNRYRLAMAMVLIDLDHFKKVNDTYGHPVGDKVLSTVADRMSKLLRKCDFLARFGGEEFAILLPETTVEDAITTAEKLRQEVASLRFRTTSRVLQVTASFGICGLGPDTDTIEEFIKGADEALYQAKAQGRNRVVAAPVPVWDG, encoded by the coding sequence ATGAACAAGTTGCAAGCCTTGCAACCCGTTCTGGATTTCATCGAGGGAAAACACGCGGACCAGAAACAGGCCCGCACGGTGTTGCGGGAATTCCTCTTCAAACGATCCCTGGGGCCGGACGAGGAGGAACTGCCGGCCATTCGTCTGCTGGTCTCCCTGCTGGTCAACGGCATCAAACCGATACTGACCCTGGACGCCCGCCAGAACGAGCATCTGGAACGCCTGGTGCGCCGCTTGAAACGGGGTTTGGCCGAGGCGGAACAGGAGGCCATGCTCGAGGAGTTGCGCGTGGTTTCCCAATGGTTGCGGGAGGCCATGTTTCCGGCCAAAGCCGCCGTCGCGGCGGTGGAGACGCCGGCCATCGCCGAGGTCGTCAGCCCCCCGCCGGTCGTCGGCATCTCCCCGGACTTCGTCAATCGCACGCTGCCGCGCCTGCTTCAGGGATTGATGAGTTTCTCCGAAGGCGAGGAGAATCTCATCGCCGAGGGACGGCGTTTCCTGGAGGAGATGGCGCTCACCCAGGGGCGGTTCTGGGAGGATATCGCCGGCTATTCGGCCAAGGTGGTGACCCAGGCCCAGTCCCGCCGCCAGGCCTGGGAATCGGAACGGGTGGCCTTTCTGGATCTGGTGGCGGAACTGGCGTTTCTGCTCAAGGAGGTGGGACGGGGCACCAGCGGCATGGACGAGCAGTTGGGACGCACCATCGGACGCCTGCAGGGCAGCGCCACCATCGAGGATCTGCAGACCCTGCGTGCCGTCCTCATGTCCGAGGCCCACGCCCTGAAAAACCAGACGGAAAGCGTCAACCGTCAGTTGGCGGAGACCCAGACCCGTCTGCACGAAACGCGGCAACGCCTGGAAAGCATGGAAGAGGAGTTGGACAAGACCCGTCGGGAGAGCATGACCGATCCTCTGACCCGAGTGGCCAACCGTCGGGCGCTGGACCAGATTCTGGAGCGGGAGGTGGCCCGTGGCAACCGCTATCGCCTGGCCATGGCCATGGTGTTGATCGATCTGGACCATTTCAAGAAGGTCAACGATACCTACGGCCACCCGGTGGGCGACAAGGTGCTTTCCACGGTGGCGGATCGCATGTCCAAGCTGTTGCGCAAGTGCGATTTTCTGGCCCGTTTCGGTGGTGAGGAGTTCGCCATCCTCCTGCCCGAAACCACCGTGGAGGATGCCATCACCACCGCCGAAAAACTGCGACAGGAGGTGGCGTCGTTGCGCTTTCGCACCACCAGCCGGGTGTTGCAGGTCACGGCGAGCTTCGGTATCTGCGGCCTGGGGCCGGATACCGATACCATCGAGGAGTTCATCAAAGGCGCGGATGAAGCCTTGTACCAGGCCAAAGCCCAGGGTCGCAACCGGGTGGTGGCCGCTCCCGTTCCCGTTTGGGACGGCTGA